Within Xanthomonas theicola, the genomic segment GGCGTGCGGCGAATGGCGGCTGGGCGTGCCGCCGTTTCTTTCCGAAGTGGTGCTGGCCGCGTCGCTGGACTGCCTGCGCGCCGAGTTTCCCCATCTGAGCATCCGCGTCACTGCGGCCTGGTCGCCGGGGCTGATGCAGATGCTGGAGAAAAGCACCCTTGATGCCGCGGTCGTGGTCGTGCCGGATGGCGTGCCGCCGCCGGCGCCGCTGCGGGTGCAGGTGCTGAGCCGCGAGTCGGCATTGGTCGTGGCGGCACGGTTGTCGCCATTGCGCAGGGGCGATCTCGGTCTGGAGGAACTGGCCGCACATGCCTGGGTGCTGAACCAGGATGGTTGCGGCATGCGCAGTGCCATCGGTCAGGCGCTGGAGCGGCGGCGCCTGCCTTTCGACGTGGCGGTGGAGGCTTTCGGCGCCGAATTGCAGTTGTCGCTGGTGGCGCGTGGGGTGGGCATCGGCATCACCATCCCGAGTGCGCTCAGGCGCAGCGCGTTCCGCAAGCAAGTACGGGCTCTGTCGGTGCCCGAGTTCGAGAACGGTCTGTGCATGTGGCTGCTGCATGCGCCAGGTCTGTGCAGCGGCAGGCTAGCATTGCCGCTGGCGCGCTTTCGCAGTGCGCTGGTCGAGATCACGCGGCAGCGGGGCATCGGCGGCGGCCAGCGGCCGCAGTGATGAGCGCGCGGTGGTGCGGCGTTGCGTCGGTGCGCGTTCCGACGGTGCGGCACAACGCCTTTGCGGCGCATGGCGGCCGTCGCCGGTCGTATCCGTCGCTGTCGCCGACCGCCGCGCGGTGCGCCATGCCGGCGGTGCGGCGCAACGGTTACACTGCGCCATTGCGCTGCGCGGGCCCGCCGCTGGCCGGTGCCGCCGACGCTGGCGCCGGTCCTGTCGTCGAGCGTCCTGCGGCCAATGCGCGCCTTCCTTCGCTCGAGTCCGCCTGTCTGCCCATGTCCGCCTCCCTTCGCATCGCCATGGCCCAGTTCGATTTCCCGGTCGGCGCCGTGACCCAGAACACCGACCGG encodes:
- a CDS encoding LysR family transcriptional regulator, with the protein product MKSMRERVESARPASVPRSGRDRLHVAAAARPHPTQPGITRRVQSLESRLGVELLDRQSKPLRPTQAGRDAYALGRRVLASIDDLLDRVSPQAEACGEWRLGVPPFLSEVVLAASLDCLRAEFPHLSIRVTAAWSPGLMQMLEKSTLDAAVVVVPDGVPPPAPLRVQVLSRESALVVAARLSPLRRGDLGLEELAAHAWVLNQDGCGMRSAIGQALERRRLPFDVAVEAFGAELQLSLVARGVGIGITIPSALRRSAFRKQVRALSVPEFENGLCMWLLHAPGLCSGRLALPLARFRSALVEITRQRGIGGGQRPQ